CCATCTCCCCTCCCCCCTAGGGGGGAGGGGAGATGGGAGCCCATCAGCTACGTTGCTCAACAAAAAGTAAGATTATTATTTGAGTGAGCTATCACCGTTGGGTAAGATTTTTAAATGAGTGGACACGGAGTTCGCAATCACTCATCTATAGCCTTCCCTAAAGCCATGCAACATGTTCCTCGCAACAGGATCCGTCCCTAGCGTAGCTTTTTCATGATGGGCTAAATGAAGCCGGCATAGGGCGATGATATTCTCCGGCAAGCCATGCTGCATAGCCAATGGCTTGAAGTATGTCTTCTGTCTTGAGTTCTGGGTAGGCCTTCAGAATTGCCTCGTTAGTCATACCAGAAGCCAGCAACTTGAGAACAAAGGCCACAGTAATGCGTAGTCCCCTAATGACTGGCTGCCCCATGCAAATCTCAGGATCCACAATTATGCGACCAAATGGTTTCGTCATGTCAAACCCTCCGTGTATTGATTCAGCTTCGCTAATGCCTCGTCAATCATCTTGCCAATATTATAGCCAATGCGCCGTCGTTTAGCTACACTTGGTGCTTCAAGAGCGCTTCACGATTCAAACACGCCTCGTTGCAGTCCTGACTGCCGGATATAGGATCCTCTTCTGCATGATAATA
The Bacillota bacterium DNA segment above includes these coding regions:
- a CDS encoding DUF433 domain-containing protein, translated to MTKPFGRIIVDPEICMGQPVIRGLRITVAFVLKLLASGMTNEAILKAYPELKTEDILQAIGYAAWLAGEYHRPMPASFSPS